In Zalophus californianus isolate mZalCal1 chromosome 4, mZalCal1.pri.v2, whole genome shotgun sequence, the following proteins share a genomic window:
- the ZRANB2 gene encoding zinc finger Ran-binding domain-containing protein 2 isoform X1, which yields MSTKNFRVSDGDWICPDKKCGNVNFARRTSCNRCGREKTTEAKMMKAGGTEIGKTLAEKSRGLFSANDWQCKTCSNVNWARRSECNMCNTPKYAKLEERTGYGGGFNERENVEYIEREESDGEYDEFGRKKKKYRGKAVGPASILKEVEDKESEGEEEDEDEDLSKYKLDEDEDEDDADLSKYNLDASEEEDSNKKKSNRRSRSKSRSSHSRSSSRSSSPSSSRSRSRSRSRSSSSSQSRSRSSSRERSRSRGSKSRSSSRSHRGSSSPRKRSYSSSSSSPERNRKRSRSRSSSSGDRKKRRTRSRSPERHHRSSSGSSHSGSRSSSKKK from the exons ATGTCGACGAAGAATTTCCGAGTCAGTGACGGTGACTGGATTTGCCCTGACAAAAA atgtGGAAATGTAAACTTTGCCAGAAGAACCAGCTGTAATAGATGTGGTCGGG agaaaacaacTGAGGCTAAGATGATGAAAGCTGGGGGTACTGAAATAGGGAAGACACTTGCAGAAAAGAGCCGAGGCCTTTTTAGTGCTAATGACTGGCAGTGCAAAAC atGCAGTAATGTGAATTGGGCCAGAAGATCAGAGTGTAACATGTGTAATACTCCAAAGTATGCTAAGTTAGAAGAAAGAACAG GCTATGGTGGTGgttttaatgaaagagaaaatgttgaaTATATAGAAAGAGAAGAATCTGATGGTGAATATGATGAG TTTGGacgtaaaaagaaaaaatacagagggAAGGCAGTTGGTCCTGCATCTATTTTAAAGGAAGTTGAAGATAAAGAAtctgagggagaagaagaggatGAGGATGAAGatctttctaaatataaattAGATGAG GATGAGGATGAAGATGATGCTGATCTCTCAAAATATAATCTTGATGCCAgtgaagaagaagatagtaataaaaagaaatctaatagACGAAGTCGCTCAAAGTCTCGATCTTCACATTCACGATCTTCATCACGCTCATCCTCCCCCTCAAGTTCAAGGTCTAGGTCCAG GTCCCGTTCAAGAAGTTCTTCCAGTTCGCAGTCAAGATCTCGTTCCAGTTCCAGAGAACGTTCGAGATCTCGTGGGTCGAAATCAAG ATCCAGCTCCAGGTCCCACAGGGGCTCTTCTTCCCCACGAAAAAGATCTTATTCAAGTTCATCATCATCTCCtgagaggaacagaaagagaagtcGTTCTAGATCTTCTTCATCTGGTGATCGCAAAAAAAGACGAACAAGATCACGGTCACCCGAAAG GCACCACAGGTCATCTTCTGGATCATCCCATTCTGGTTCCCGTTcaagttcaaaaaagaaataa
- the ZRANB2 gene encoding zinc finger Ran-binding domain-containing protein 2 isoform X2 gives MSTKNFRVSDGDWICPDKKCGNVNFARRTSCNRCGREKTTEAKMMKAGGTEIGKTLAEKSRGLFSANDWQCKTCSNVNWARRSECNMCNTPKYAKLEERTGYGGGFNERENVEYIEREESDGEYDEFGRKKKKYRGKAVGPASILKEVEDKESEGEEEDEDEDLSKYKLDEDEDEDDADLSKYNLDASEEEDSNKKKSNRRSRSKSRSSHSRSSSRSSSPSSSRSRSRSRSRSSSSSQSRSRSSSRERSRSRGSKSRSSSRSHRGSSSPRKRSYSSSSSSPERNRKRSRSRSSSSGDRKKRRTRSRSPESQVIGENTKQP, from the exons ATGTCGACGAAGAATTTCCGAGTCAGTGACGGTGACTGGATTTGCCCTGACAAAAA atgtGGAAATGTAAACTTTGCCAGAAGAACCAGCTGTAATAGATGTGGTCGGG agaaaacaacTGAGGCTAAGATGATGAAAGCTGGGGGTACTGAAATAGGGAAGACACTTGCAGAAAAGAGCCGAGGCCTTTTTAGTGCTAATGACTGGCAGTGCAAAAC atGCAGTAATGTGAATTGGGCCAGAAGATCAGAGTGTAACATGTGTAATACTCCAAAGTATGCTAAGTTAGAAGAAAGAACAG GCTATGGTGGTGgttttaatgaaagagaaaatgttgaaTATATAGAAAGAGAAGAATCTGATGGTGAATATGATGAG TTTGGacgtaaaaagaaaaaatacagagggAAGGCAGTTGGTCCTGCATCTATTTTAAAGGAAGTTGAAGATAAAGAAtctgagggagaagaagaggatGAGGATGAAGatctttctaaatataaattAGATGAG GATGAGGATGAAGATGATGCTGATCTCTCAAAATATAATCTTGATGCCAgtgaagaagaagatagtaataaaaagaaatctaatagACGAAGTCGCTCAAAGTCTCGATCTTCACATTCACGATCTTCATCACGCTCATCCTCCCCCTCAAGTTCAAGGTCTAGGTCCAG GTCCCGTTCAAGAAGTTCTTCCAGTTCGCAGTCAAGATCTCGTTCCAGTTCCAGAGAACGTTCGAGATCTCGTGGGTCGAAATCAAG ATCCAGCTCCAGGTCCCACAGGGGCTCTTCTTCCCCACGAAAAAGATCTTATTCAAGTTCATCATCATCTCCtgagaggaacagaaagagaagtcGTTCTAGATCTTCTTCATCTGGTGATCGCAAAAAAAGACGAACAAGATCACGGTCACCCGAAAG CCAGGTGATTGGTGAAAACACTAAACAACCCTGA